A region of Desulfolithobacter dissulfuricans DNA encodes the following proteins:
- a CDS encoding phosphatidate cytidylyltransferase yields the protein MGRVLPGLGMLVVWVLLLFGVPGPLFYLVMVALVFTGLYEYFRMVLPGQTRGELLGSLAVAGLPVLTTIIATPAALLGGLAGGLLGTVLLVLRRYSRLDDVLAFFSLSVLGLAYISFCGAHLVLIRFLDNGAGWLLLLVAITAGSDTGAYYAGRAFGRRKLCPSISPGKTVVGALGGILAGSLAAVLVGSVILPEGSLVRMALFGPLLVVVGIMGDLIESVIKRSSGVKDSGTILAGHGGLLDRIDSLLLTAPVFYLLLTCGVLA from the coding sequence ATGGGGCGAGTCCTTCCCGGCCTCGGTATGCTGGTTGTCTGGGTTCTGCTGCTTTTTGGCGTGCCCGGGCCCCTCTTCTATCTTGTGATGGTGGCCCTGGTTTTCACCGGCCTGTATGAATACTTTCGCATGGTCCTGCCCGGCCAGACCAGGGGCGAGCTTCTGGGTTCCCTGGCAGTGGCCGGTCTGCCGGTCCTGACCACGATCATCGCCACCCCGGCCGCCCTCCTTGGCGGCCTGGCCGGTGGTCTCCTCGGGACGGTTCTCCTGGTGCTGCGCCGTTATTCCCGCCTCGACGACGTACTGGCTTTTTTCAGCCTGTCCGTCCTGGGTCTTGCCTATATTTCATTTTGCGGTGCCCACCTGGTCCTGATCCGATTTCTGGATAACGGAGCCGGCTGGCTGCTGCTCCTGGTCGCTATCACCGCCGGTTCCGATACCGGGGCCTATTATGCCGGTCGGGCCTTCGGTCGCCGGAAACTCTGTCCCTCCATCAGTCCCGGTAAGACCGTTGTCGGGGCCCTGGGAGGTATCCTGGCCGGATCCCTGGCCGCGGTACTGGTGGGGAGCGTGATTCTCCCCGAAGGATCCCTGGTCCGGATGGCTCTTTTCGGGCCTCTCCTGGTGGTGGTGGGTATCATGGGAGACCTGATCGAGTCGGTGATCAAACGAAGCTCGGGGGTCAAGGATTCCGGTACCATCCTGGCCGGACACGGCGGCCTGCTGGATCGGATCGACAGCCTGCTGTTGACCGCGCCGGTCTTTTACCTCCTTCTCACCTGCGGTGTGCTGGCATGA